Below is a window of Pseudodesulfovibrio sp. 5S69 DNA.
CTTGCCGAGCTGGGCGGCGTTGATCTGGCAGGACATGTCGGGCGGAGTCTTGGCAAAGGGGTCGCCGTAGGTCACTTCGCTCATGGCCTTGGTCATGCGCTCCATGAACTCGTCGTAGACCGGAGCCTCGACGTAGACGCGCTCGGCGCAGTTGCAGACCTGGCCCGAGAAGATGACGCGCGAGGCGACCACGGCCTTGACGGTCAGGTCCATGTCGCAGTCGGCGCAGACGATGACCGGGGCCTTGCCGCCCAGTTCGAGCGAGGTCTTGGTGATGTTCTCGGCCGTAGCGGCGATGATCCGCTGGCCGGTTTCCACGCTGCCGGTCAGGGTGATCAGGCCGACCTCGGGGCTGCGCACCAGGGCGTCGCCCAAGGTGGAGCCGCCGCCGGACACGAAGTTGAGCACGCCTTTGGGCAGGCCGATGCCGGCGATGAGCTTGGCGAACTCGAAAGTGGTGTTCGGGGTATCGCTGCTCGGTTTGAGAATGATGGTGCAGCCGGTCAGGATGGACGGGGCGACCTTGCGGGCCATGACGAAGAACGGGAAGTTCCAGGGGCAGATACCGACCACCACGCCGATGGGCTGGCGGTACAGGAGGATGTTTTCAGTGGGCCGGTCGCTCTGGATGACCTCACCTTCGTACTTGTTGGACCACCCGGCGTAGTAGTCGAAATAGGCGGCGGTGGCGTCGATCTCCACCTGGGCCAGCGGCAGGACCTTGGCCTGTTCCTCGGCCAGGGTCTCGGCGAGCATCACGCGGTTGGCGCGAATGGCCTCGGCCATCTTGGTCAGGTACACGGCACGCTCGGAGCAGGGCTTGGCGGCCCAGGCCTTCTGAGCGGCGGAAGCGGCTTCGAGGGCCAGGGCCGCGTCTTTCGCATCCCCCTTGGGGGCCATGGCCACGACCTTTTCGGTGAAGGGATTGATGACCTCGAACTGCTCCTTGGAAACCGCGTCACGAAATTCGCCGTTGATGTACTGCTGATATGATTTCATTCAGAAACCTCCTGAATAACAAGTGGGTTAACGTGCCGGGCTGAGGGGAGAACCTCACCGCCAGGAAGCGGTACGGCTTGGGACACGTAGGAATGGTTCATAGATTGACAGAAGTGACGGCTTGAAACAACCCCTCCAGCGGAGAAATGTGTCAATTCCGGCATAGTGGATTGTTTTCGCCGGAGCGGGCCGGGGCTGCCGGAAGAGCCGCCGCCCGGCGGTTCGGGCCGGTCTCCATCGGACTTTTGGACGGCCTCTTCTTCGACCCATCTGGAACAGGCGAGCATCTGGTCCTCGGCCAACACGGCGGCCAGTTTCTTGTCGATCTTCCATTTCAGGTCATCCATAAGAGCCTGAAGTTCCCCGCGCTTCCAACTGCCGCCGGGTCGGGCCCGGTCCATGACCGTCTGCCCGCGCTCGAACCGTTCCTCGATGATCGGCTTGACCGCGGCGGCCTGCTCGTCGCTCAGGCCGAGTTTGGCCCGCATATGGGCCACGCGGCGTTCGGCCGGGATCGGCTCGGCCTGCCCGACGTCTCCGGTCCGCTCCCGTCTCCGCCCGTCCCGCCCTTGCCTAGGCCGAGCGCAGTCCCACCCCCCGGCGCATCCCGGAATCCATCGCACGTAATTCCCCTGGCCAACGGCCGCAACCCGCCATCCCGCACCACCCCGGCCGTCCCGGACAAGACCATTGACAGACCAGCCGCCCCTGCCCTATGAGATAACCTCTCCCACGCCAGGGTGGCGGAATTGGTAGACGCAGCGGACTCAAAATCCGCCGGTAGCGATACTGTGAGGGTTCGAGTCCCTCCCCTGGTACCAAGACAGAATCCGACCCAATCCGAGGTCGTCCAAAAAGCCCCCGAAATACGGGGGCTTTCTTCGTTTTATGTGTCTCGGCTAGTCTCAGGTAGTCCGTTGACATCCAGCGGACGGTGTGAGTAATGATGTGCGTAACTGGTGTTCTTATACTCCAAGTTACTCACGGAGGTACCCCATGCCGTTGACCGTAAAAACCATCGAAAAAGCCAAGTCCAAGGATAAGCTCTACCGTATCGCAGATGCCCAGGGGCTGTGCCTTGAGGTGCCGCCTAACGGTTCGAAACGGTGGAGGTTTCGCTACCGTTTCGGCGGTAAGGCCAAAATGGTCAGTCTTGGGGTTTGGCCGGATGTAAAGCTGCCTGAAGCCCGCGATAAACGAGATGACATGCGCCGTTTGCTCAAAAGGGGCGTTGACCCGGCCGAGCATAAGAAATCCCAGCAAGCCATTGCAGAGGGTAAGGATCGTTTTGAGGCGGTGGCCAGGGAATGGTTTGATAAGTTCCATAAGAATTGGGCTGAACAAACCGGAGTGCGCAAAATGGCTCGGCTTGAAGGGCACGTCTTCCCTTTGATCGGGGATATCTCCATTGAAAAGGTGGACGCTCCCCAAATTCGGCGGGTCCTGCTTCGGCTGGAGAGTCTCGGCAAGCTGCATACTGGCCATAGGGTCAAGAATATCATTGGCGAGGTCATGCGCTACGCCGTGGCCATGGGGCTGGTTACTCACAATCCCGTCCCTGATCTTGCTGGCGTCCTCCCTCCTGTAAAAGAAGAGCATCGGGCTAGTATCACCGACCCGGAGGGCATGAAAGGCCTTCTGTGCGCAATTGATGAGTACCAGGGGAGTCCGGTTACGCGGAATGCCATGAAATTGGCAGCCCTCACTTTCGTGCGTCCAGGTGAATTGCGGCATGGCGAGTGGTCAGAGATTGATTTTGAGAAGAAGGAGTGGCGCATAGCGGCCGGGAAAATGAAGATGAAGCGGCAGCACATCGTCCCTCTTTCGAGGCAGTCCATAGCCGTCTTGAAGGATATGGAGTTGGTTACTGGCCATGGCCGATATATATTCCCTTCCGAGCGCTCCAGGGATCGGGCGATGAGCAACAACACCGTCAATGCCGCCCTTCGCCGTATGGGCTACACCAAAGAAGAAATGACCGGCCACGGCTTCCGAGCCATGGCCAGCACCAACCTCAATGAAATGGGGTTCCACCCTGACCAGATTGAACGGCAACTTGCCCACGTAGAAGGCAACAAGGTGAGGGCCGCATATAACCATGCTGAGTACCTGCCCGAGAGGAAGAAGATGATGCAGGTTTGGGCGGACTATTTGGATACGTTAAGGGATGGAGGGAAGGTGATACCGCTAAAGCGTGAGTCCAATGGTGGTTAGGGGGAAGGATGAAGCTTGAAGATGATTTCAAAAAGGATTTGCGTTTTACACTTGGAAAGTGCTTAGACCAGGCCCCTGTGATTGATTTTATCGCCCTAGAATATTGGATAAATCTTTCGTTCGATGAAGATGCACGAAGGGGATTGTTGGAGGCGGTAGTTGGCTATGAGAATGATTGTATTGAGGCAGAATTAATTCCCTCTGTTGAAGTCAACCGTTCGTTGAAAGCCATTATTAAAGCATGCGAGACTCTTGAACCCTTGCTGGATTTTGGAGAGTTTGGCCCCTCTGCCCGTTTCTCGGATAAATTGGTTGAATATGCTGTTTGGTATCATACTGACCCGAAATTTATCCGATTGGATAGGAATTGCCGTCAAAATAGGCGGGGTGAGTTGATGGTTTCAGATAGACATGTGGCCGCTTTCCTCAAACTGTGGAGAAAGAAAGCTCTCAGCAGTCTGGGGCACAAGAACAAAGGGGGAAAGCCTGCCAATATTCCTTTACGGAATTTCATTAAAGCACTCCATGCAATCTACAAAAAGGCTGGCGGCAAAGGGATTGGAAGCTCAAGGGATGCGACCTCAGAGTATACGGGGGATTTTTTGCTTTTGGTCGATGTTTTATTAGAGAATTCAAGTAGGCCGGTTCCCTTTCGCATTCTTGGCAGATACATTGAAGAAAACTCGGGTTTATTAGGCTTAAATAAATAGTTTTCCGTGGGTGACTGATATTGTCACAAGCCCCTATCGTCCCTTCAAGAACAATGAGGCCCATTTTGGGCTCAGCAAATCTTGGAGGTTATTTATGCATCCCACCTTGCCCGATGAGGGCTATGTTCGAATCCACAAAATCTTGGAAGTTATCCCTATCGGCAAATCCAGCTGGTGGGCAGGCGTAAAGGCTGGGAAGTTCCCCCAGCCGGTGAAGCTCGGCCCAAAGACTACAGCCTGGAAAGTCGAAGACATCCGAAAGCTGATTGAAAACCTGTCCCGCAACATCGAGGGGTAATCCATGTCTCGCGGTTGGGTCGCGGTTCATAGGAAAATCGTTGATTGGGAATGGTACCAGGATGCGAACACGTTCCGCCTATTCATGCATTTGCTTTTCAAGGCCAATTATTCATTTGGGAAATGGCGGGGAGAGTCGTTGTCCCCTGGACAATTGGTTACAGGTCGAGAGCAGCTGGCTAGCGACCTACGAATCTCAGAGCAATCAATACGAACTGCGTTGGGACATTTGAAATCAACCGGCGTGATAACCATCAAATCAACCAACAAGTATTCGATAATATCCATCGTGAATTGGGATAGTTATCAGCCTTCAGCGGCCAGTTTTAACCAACAAGCTATCCAGCCGGTTGGCCAGCAATTGGCCAACAATCAACCATCAACTAACCACATCCAACAAAGCAAGAAGGGAAAGAAGGGAAGAAGAAAGAATGAGGAGGGCGAAACGCCCTCGGATGGTTGTAAGTCTTCTGACCTGATTGCTGAGCAGGCGAGGGCTGTTCTTGAGCACCTTAATAAGGTCACAGGGAAACGGTTTAAGGTAACCGGTCTTATTCCCGCCCGCCTCAGGGCCGGGGCTGCCGTGGAAGAGTGCATGCAAGTGATTGATTACAAGGCCAAGGACGAGGGCTTTGATCGCAAGTATTTGGATCACACGACACCCTTTCGAGAGGCAAATTTCGACAAATATTTGAATCAAGCCTTGGCGGATCAACGGCCTAACAAACAAGGGAGATCAAATGAAGATGACGATGCAAGAGGCTGGAGTCCAGAGCCAGAAAATAAGTGGGCAAGAGGAGTCGGCTCGCCTCATCCCAGCTGAGTGCCTTTTGCATGGAACCTTTCTAGGGCATCAGTCTCAGGACGGCCGGATAGAATGTCCAAAATGTGCAGCCAATAAAGCAAAGCGTGATGCCCTGGAAACAGGTATTCCATTTAGATTTATTGCAAAGAGCTGGAATGATTTTGTGACAAGTCGTGCTGAGCACGAAACGGCCTTGAATACAGCGAAAGGATACGCTGAGAATTTCGATGAGGCTTTGCAGGAAGGGGCTGGATTGGTGTTTCTAGGCAAGGTGGGGACAGGGAAAACCCACTTGGCCTGTGCAATCGCAAATCACATTCGAGCCAATGGGAGAAAGGTCTTGTACTCAACTGTTCGTCATGCCGTAGGCTCGATTAAGAACACCTGGAGCCGTGATAGTCATGTTAGCGAAGCGGAGGTTCTTGGCAAGTTCTTTGCGCCTGATTTGCTTATTCTGGATGAGGTCGGGGTACAGTTTGGCTCTGAAGCAGATCGGATTGTTTTGTATGATATTATTGATGGAAGATACGGCCGAGTTCGGCCCACTATCATTGCTTCCAATCTCTCACTTGATGGTCTTCAAAGGGCAATTGGCCTCAGAAGTATGGATCGCATGCGTGAAAAGGGGCAGCTTATTTTGTTCAATTGGAAAAGCCATCGCCAGTGATTTGCATTGCCCTTGTATAGAGGCAAATTCGATCACCATTATGGGAAGATAGGACGTGTCCTCTAGGCGTAAAACGAATGGGGGCGGAAATGTAAAGAAACGAGGTAACTTTACGTTTGGAGCATTCGAGGCAACTCAAGGGCGTCAATGGGACATTTGAGGCAACTATAAGACCGTGAAGGGAGGAAGAAGGATGAAAAGGCCGTTGAAAGATCGCTATTCTTGTAAATGCGCTGAATGCGCCCAATCGTGGGAATGTTCACCATCCGCGTACATGCAGCTCGGCATCAATCGCGGCTTTACCTCTTGCCCCTTATGCGGGGCGTTGTTGTCACTGGAGTTGTCGGGTGACTGTGACCTTATGCTGAGCCGGGCATGGACAAGCAGGTACTCCGAAGAATCAGAACGCATGCTTGAACGAATGGGGGCACTTCGAGATTAGGTGCAGTGAGGTTTGGTCCTCATCCGTTCAGGAGGTGGGGAGGGGGGTGTAAATCACTGGAGCCTGAGCGAATAGGTACCGATAGGGCAGTTTGCTTTACGCAAAATTGAAATGGGGTGGGGGGGGTAAAAGATCATTTTGTGGAAAATCCACCAGCAAGATATCATTAGAAAAAGGGCGGGAATAATGGTGGAAAATCCGACTGGAAAAAGCTGATAAAAAAAGGATAAAATTC
It encodes the following:
- the aldA gene encoding aldehyde dehydrogenase — translated: MKSYQQYINGEFRDAVSKEQFEVINPFTEKVVAMAPKGDAKDAALALEAASAAQKAWAAKPCSERAVYLTKMAEAIRANRVMLAETLAEEQAKVLPLAQVEIDATAAYFDYYAGWSNKYEGEVIQSDRPTENILLYRQPIGVVVGICPWNFPFFVMARKVAPSILTGCTIILKPSSDTPNTTFEFAKLIAGIGLPKGVLNFVSGGGSTLGDALVRSPEVGLITLTGSVETGQRIIAATAENITKTSLELGGKAPVIVCADCDMDLTVKAVVASRVIFSGQVCNCAERVYVEAPVYDEFMERMTKAMSEVTYGDPFAKTPPDMSCQINAAQLGKIEDMVSTAKADGVEVLVGGKRAEGQPSGYFYEPTLLAECTQDMEIIRKEIFGPVLPVVKVDDFDQAIEYSNDCEYGLTSSIFTSGMSKMMRAINELKFGETYVNREHFEAIQGFHAGWRKSGIGGADGKHGLYEYLQSHVAYIQY
- a CDS encoding tyrosine-type recombinase/integrase, coding for MPLTVKTIEKAKSKDKLYRIADAQGLCLEVPPNGSKRWRFRYRFGGKAKMVSLGVWPDVKLPEARDKRDDMRRLLKRGVDPAEHKKSQQAIAEGKDRFEAVAREWFDKFHKNWAEQTGVRKMARLEGHVFPLIGDISIEKVDAPQIRRVLLRLESLGKLHTGHRVKNIIGEVMRYAVAMGLVTHNPVPDLAGVLPPVKEEHRASITDPEGMKGLLCAIDEYQGSPVTRNAMKLAALTFVRPGELRHGEWSEIDFEKKEWRIAAGKMKMKRQHIVPLSRQSIAVLKDMELVTGHGRYIFPSERSRDRAMSNNTVNAALRRMGYTKEEMTGHGFRAMASTNLNEMGFHPDQIERQLAHVEGNKVRAAYNHAEYLPERKKMMQVWADYLDTLRDGGKVIPLKRESNGG
- a CDS encoding helix-turn-helix transcriptional regulator — its product is MHPTLPDEGYVRIHKILEVIPIGKSSWWAGVKAGKFPQPVKLGPKTTAWKVEDIRKLIENLSRNIEG
- a CDS encoding conserved phage C-terminal domain-containing protein; this translates as MSRGWVAVHRKIVDWEWYQDANTFRLFMHLLFKANYSFGKWRGESLSPGQLVTGREQLASDLRISEQSIRTALGHLKSTGVITIKSTNKYSIISIVNWDSYQPSAASFNQQAIQPVGQQLANNQPSTNHIQQSKKGKKGRRKNEEGETPSDGCKSSDLIAEQARAVLEHLNKVTGKRFKVTGLIPARLRAGAAVEECMQVIDYKAKDEGFDRKYLDHTTPFREANFDKYLNQALADQRPNKQGRSNEDDDARGWSPEPENKWARGVGSPHPS
- a CDS encoding ATP-binding protein — encoded protein: MKMTMQEAGVQSQKISGQEESARLIPAECLLHGTFLGHQSQDGRIECPKCAANKAKRDALETGIPFRFIAKSWNDFVTSRAEHETALNTAKGYAENFDEALQEGAGLVFLGKVGTGKTHLACAIANHIRANGRKVLYSTVRHAVGSIKNTWSRDSHVSEAEVLGKFFAPDLLILDEVGVQFGSEADRIVLYDIIDGRYGRVRPTIIASNLSLDGLQRAIGLRSMDRMREKGQLILFNWKSHRQ